A region from the Natronincola ferrireducens genome encodes:
- a CDS encoding recombinase family protein gives MEKVTVIKPKVYKNFNGKAKDEVKRVAAYCRVSTHHEEQLNSYQAQVSHYTALIQNNPEWELCDIFADEGISGTNSEKRPEFQRMIKEAKAGKIDLILTKSISRFARNTMDVLEYARMLRGIGVAIEFEKERINTLEASGEVMMTIFSSLAQEESRSISENSRWGIVKGFKDGKVFCNTTRFLGYDKDENGNLVVNKKEARIVKRIYQEYLEGKSAQGIAKGLEQDGIPTVTGNKKWWDSTITLILTNEKYYGALLQQKTVTVDFLTHKRVKNQGFADQYFIEENHEAIIPKEIWQRVQEEKERRALLKNNKKGDRGKYSSKYPFSSKIVCGDCNNTFKRRIWNSNNKSKKIVWQCKTYIQQGKDACHMKAVGEQVLKDAFVKVFNDIQKNKEGFTKTLLENIEKVLKKRFRNNRIEEIDENIENIKKELKALVKLQTTGKIDGEVYNEEYMRISQELETLRKEKGKFERANEAEEEYKDRVKEIIEIVDSMDRLLEEFNDEIFNALVEKIEILEPRHFVFVLKSGVRVEEIVKNP, from the coding sequence ATGGAAAAAGTAACAGTTATAAAACCAAAGGTCTATAAAAATTTCAATGGAAAAGCAAAGGATGAAGTAAAAAGAGTAGCAGCCTATTGTAGAGTAAGTACCCATCATGAAGAACAACTTAATAGTTATCAAGCACAAGTATCACATTACACAGCTCTCATTCAGAATAATCCTGAATGGGAGCTGTGTGATATTTTTGCAGATGAAGGGATATCGGGAACCAATTCAGAAAAAAGACCAGAGTTTCAACGAATGATTAAAGAAGCTAAAGCAGGAAAAATTGATTTAATTCTTACAAAGTCCATTTCAAGGTTTGCTAGAAACACAATGGATGTTTTAGAATATGCAAGGATGCTAAGGGGCATAGGAGTAGCGATAGAGTTCGAAAAAGAAAGAATAAATACACTAGAAGCTTCAGGGGAGGTCATGATGACGATATTTAGTTCTTTAGCACAGGAAGAATCAAGAAGTATATCAGAAAACTCTAGATGGGGGATTGTTAAAGGATTTAAAGATGGAAAAGTATTTTGCAATACAACAAGGTTTCTTGGTTATGATAAGGATGAGAATGGAAACCTTGTAGTCAATAAAAAAGAAGCCAGAATTGTAAAGAGGATCTATCAAGAGTACCTAGAAGGAAAAAGTGCTCAAGGAATAGCGAAGGGACTAGAACAGGATGGGATTCCAACAGTAACAGGCAATAAAAAATGGTGGGATAGCACAATAACCTTGATATTAACCAATGAAAAATATTATGGAGCATTGCTTCAACAAAAGACAGTGACAGTAGATTTTTTAACCCATAAGCGAGTAAAGAACCAAGGCTTTGCAGATCAATACTTTATAGAGGAGAACCATGAAGCCATCATTCCTAAGGAAATATGGCAGAGGGTACAGGAAGAAAAAGAAAGGAGGGCACTTCTTAAAAATAACAAAAAAGGGGATAGAGGAAAATACTCCAGCAAATATCCCTTTAGTAGCAAGATCGTCTGTGGAGATTGTAATAATACCTTCAAAAGAAGGATTTGGAATAGCAATAATAAGAGTAAGAAAATTGTATGGCAATGTAAGACTTATATCCAACAGGGAAAAGATGCCTGCCATATGAAAGCAGTAGGGGAGCAGGTGTTAAAGGATGCTTTTGTAAAGGTTTTTAACGATATACAGAAAAATAAAGAGGGTTTTACAAAGACATTGCTGGAGAATATTGAGAAGGTGCTTAAGAAGAGATTTAGGAACAATAGGATAGAGGAAATAGATGAAAATATAGAAAATATAAAGAAGGAGTTAAAAGCCTTAGTCAAGCTACAAACCACTGGAAAAATTGACGGAGAAGTTTACAATGAGGAATATATGAGAATATCCCAAGAACTAGAAACCTTGAGAAAAGAGAAGGGAAAATTTGAAAGGGCAAATGAGGCTGAGGAGGAATATAAGGATAGAGTCAAAGAAATTATTGAAATAGTGGATAGTATGGATAGACTATTAGAAGAATTTAATGATGAAATATTTAATGCCTTGGTTGAGAAGATTGAGATTCTTGAACCAAGGCATTTTGTTTTTGTTTTGAAGAGTGGGGTTAGGGTGGAGGAAATCGTTAAAAATCCCTGA
- a CDS encoding class I SAM-dependent methyltransferase, with amino-acid sequence MFKFLKEFVKKPRLIGAIAPSSKYLTEKMIENIDFLKSECIIEYGAGTGVFTEKLLARMKDDTLLLVFENNRNFYQELVKHYGHKKNVKIINDSAENVVRYMNEYNLTKVDYIVSGIPFASLPFNIAENILKDTKKILAAEGKFITFQYSLIKLQTFKIYFREINYKKVILNIPPAYVLNCRVQEEI; translated from the coding sequence ATGTTTAAATTTCTAAAAGAATTTGTTAAAAAACCTCGACTTATTGGAGCTATTGCTCCAAGTAGTAAATATCTTACAGAAAAAATGATAGAGAATATAGACTTTTTAAAAAGTGAATGCATCATAGAATATGGTGCAGGTACTGGAGTTTTTACAGAGAAACTCTTGGCAAGAATGAAAGATGATACACTTCTTTTGGTTTTTGAGAATAATAGAAATTTTTACCAGGAACTTGTTAAGCACTATGGGCATAAAAAGAATGTTAAAATAATAAATGATAGTGCTGAAAATGTGGTAAGATATATGAATGAGTATAATTTAACGAAAGTGGATTATATTGTATCAGGAATTCCTTTTGCTTCGCTACCGTTTAATATAGCTGAAAATATATTAAAGGACACAAAGAAAATACTAGCTGCTGAAGGGAAATTCATAACATTCCAATACTCTTTAATAAAACTACAGACCTTTAAAATCTATTTTAGAGAAATAAATTATAAAAAAGTTATACTTAACATTCCCCCAGCATATGTACTAAATTGCAGGGTACAGGAGGAAATATGA
- a CDS encoding response regulator transcription factor, whose translation MMDKILVVDDDASIRKLIELYLINDGYSVDIASDGIDALNLLEKNEYDLIILDIMMPKLDGVATCLKIREKETMPIIFLSAKGEEIDKIEGLTVGADDYITKPFGSMELLARVKAQLRRYKKFSENPIDKNIIEIGDLVINTNTHEVKVRGEQVKLTPKEFDILETLARNKGIVFSVEKLYETVWKENFAVSDTSIVVHITNIRQKIELDPKSPQFIKTVWGVGYKI comes from the coding sequence ATGATGGATAAGATACTTGTCGTTGATGACGATGCCAGTATAAGAAAACTAATAGAATTATATTTAATAAACGATGGTTATTCAGTAGATATTGCTAGTGATGGGATAGATGCTCTGAACCTACTAGAAAAAAATGAATATGATTTAATAATACTAGATATTATGATGCCGAAGCTGGATGGAGTAGCTACTTGTTTAAAAATTAGAGAGAAGGAGACAATGCCAATCATATTTCTATCAGCCAAGGGAGAAGAAATTGATAAAATAGAAGGTTTAACCGTTGGAGCCGATGATTATATTACAAAGCCATTTGGATCAATGGAATTATTAGCAAGGGTGAAGGCACAACTAAGAAGATACAAAAAGTTCAGTGAAAATCCCATAGATAAGAATATAATTGAGATTGGGGACTTAGTTATTAATACGAATACCCACGAAGTTAAAGTAAGAGGAGAACAAGTAAAGCTAACACCGAAAGAATTTGATATATTAGAAACTTTGGCCAGAAATAAAGGTATTGTATTTAGTGTAGAAAAACTATATGAAACTGTATGGAAAGAGAATTTTGCTGTATCCGATACCTCTATAGTAGTTCATATCACAAATATAAGGCAAAAAATAGAGTTAGACCCCAAGTCCCCTCAGTTCATCAAGACCGTATGGGGTGTGGGGTATAAGATATGA
- a CDS encoding sensor histidine kinase: MKRKMLSKISIKLILLNITAFAISIVVFILVTSVSTYFIIIRYADKMDIPMVLAHNIYSLFLTVLPIIIFIGIFLVGINKRVKYLNYIINSLKGVKEQVYLEELKLDGNDEITELASSINIMSNRLKENYEREKKIEQGKNDLIVAVSHDLKTPLTSIIGYLEIINKNSNTYNHEEIEYLNIAYEKSKGLKDLIDELFEYTKLANDYVVLEKSPCNMVILVKQVVGEYIPLLKQKNISVEIDCHSKELWCEIDVQSIIRVLDNIIKNAEKYSFENTELKVFIGKIGNEIKITFQNAGEHIAGEELEKIFDKMYRLDKSRNQRIEGSGLGLAISRRIIELHGGKIWAQCDGNIVKFNITLKMA; encoded by the coding sequence ATGAAGCGTAAAATGTTAAGTAAAATATCAATAAAGTTGATACTATTGAATATCACTGCTTTTGCCATTAGTATAGTAGTCTTCATTCTAGTTACTAGCGTTTCAACGTATTTTATAATAATTAGGTACGCCGATAAAATGGATATACCTATGGTTTTAGCCCATAACATTTATTCTTTGTTCTTGACTGTTTTACCTATAATTATTTTCATTGGGATCTTTTTGGTAGGGATAAATAAGCGGGTTAAATATCTAAATTATATAATAAATAGTTTAAAGGGAGTGAAGGAACAGGTTTATTTGGAAGAGCTAAAGCTAGATGGGAATGATGAAATTACAGAGTTAGCAAGTAGTATCAATATTATGTCTAATAGACTAAAGGAAAACTATGAAAGAGAAAAGAAAATCGAACAAGGTAAAAATGACTTGATTGTGGCAGTGTCCCACGACTTAAAAACACCGTTGACTTCTATAATAGGCTATTTAGAAATAATCAATAAAAACTCAAACACATATAACCATGAGGAAATTGAATATCTAAATATAGCATACGAAAAGAGCAAAGGCTTGAAAGATTTAATTGATGAATTATTTGAGTATACAAAGCTTGCTAATGATTATGTTGTTTTAGAAAAATCACCTTGCAACATGGTAATATTAGTAAAACAAGTTGTTGGAGAGTATATACCTTTGTTAAAACAAAAGAATATTTCAGTAGAAATAGATTGCCACTCAAAAGAGCTATGGTGTGAAATAGATGTTCAAAGCATCATAAGAGTTCTAGATAACATTATAAAAAATGCTGAAAAATATAGTTTTGAGAATACAGAATTAAAAGTGTTTATAGGAAAAATAGGAAATGAAATAAAGATTACCTTTCAAAATGCTGGAGAACATATTGCGGGTGAAGAACTAGAAAAGATATTTGACAAAATGTATAGACTAGATAAGTCAAGAAATCAAAGAATCGAAGGGTCTGGATTAGGACTAGCAATCTCTAGAAGAATTATTGAACTCCATGGAGGAAAAATATGGGCCCAGTGCGACGGTAACATTGTAAAATTTAACATAACCCTTAAAATGGCATAG
- a CDS encoding TVP38/TMEM64 family protein, protein MDLIYFFICFAQPIILFTPEMVTITAGSLTLGAFKGFMIGYFGILMGIVTMYFMGRFAQQRIVRHIGKEELFNKYTRLVEKNGDVIIGVLFILPILPDNIICAGAGISKVSLKRFIFIAAISKLITTFLYAYSVELANVFSISKLQLILSKLLIMTLIVLVNQFIKKKEPRKMKQLHDMS, encoded by the coding sequence ATGGATTTAATATATTTTTTTATATGCTTTGCTCAACCAATAATACTATTTACCCCTGAAATGGTGACTATTACAGCAGGAAGCTTGACATTAGGTGCTTTTAAAGGTTTTATGATTGGCTATTTTGGCATTCTAATGGGGATTGTAACGATGTACTTTATGGGAAGATTTGCTCAACAGCGCATAGTAAGACATATAGGGAAGGAAGAATTATTTAATAAATACACCAGACTAGTTGAGAAAAATGGCGATGTTATTATCGGCGTACTATTTATATTACCTATACTACCAGACAATATAATATGTGCTGGAGCAGGTATAAGTAAAGTTTCATTAAAAAGATTTATTTTTATTGCAGCTATATCAAAGCTAATAACAACGTTTCTCTATGCATATTCTGTAGAATTAGCAAATGTTTTTTCAATAAGCAAGCTACAGCTAATATTGAGTAAGTTGTTAATAATGACCCTAATTGTTTTGGTAAATCAATTCATTAAGAAGAAAGAACCAAGAAAAATGAAACAATTACATGATATGAGCTAG